Proteins encoded together in one Papaver somniferum cultivar HN1 unplaced genomic scaffold, ASM357369v1 unplaced-scaffold_21, whole genome shotgun sequence window:
- the LOC113339516 gene encoding uncharacterized protein LOC113339516, whose translation MIKHTSVDKQICQKSNSLKTSPSTPSGMKICRQKEVLLVTAQLIIHIGAITIIIASIKVTSEAFREVLFSPLLQGDNYGAWVRGITKALNAKGKLGFVDGSLPPPEDDLTHRCWKRCDDLVGSWLLNSVHPDIRASCLYAASSHAIWKDFQVRLCISNAPILFRLKSSIASIRKESMPASLYYTKIKTLWDQYDSLVASTEACICGAGKHMIERLERDRAMEFLQGLHERFSNLRSQILIMEPFPTALRIFNLVQQEEEQQHITASPLPVVDSAALNTSRHLPSSRPPASHNKRPRPHCDYCNRHEHVREKCYRLHGFQLQTTLCQLLLLLLQQCRVKLRPFNRRFQVFR comes from the exons ATGATAAAACACACTTCTGTGGATAAACAGATATGCCAGAAATCTAATTCATTGAAAACATCACCATCAACTCCTTCCGGTATGAAAATTTGCAGACAAAAGGAAGTTCTCCTCGTGACAGCACAACTGATAATCCACATTGGAGCAATAACTATCATCATCGCGAGCATTAAAGTAACATCTGAAGCGTTTCGGGAAG TTCTCTTTTCTCCTTTACTGCAAGGAGATAATTATGGCGCCTGGGTTAGAGGAATAACCAAAGCTTTGAATGCTAAGGGAAAACTAGGTTTTGTCGATGGTTCCTTACCACCTCCGGAGGATGATCTCACACATCGCTGCTGGAAACGATGCGATGACTTAGTGGGAAGTTGGCTTCTGAATTCTGTCCACCCAGACATTCGTGCAAGTTGCTTATATGCAGCTTCTTCACATGCAATATGGAAAGACTTCCAGGTGAGGTTATGTATCTCCAACGCTCCAATTTTGTTTCGTTTGAAGTCTTCCATAGCATCAATCAGGAAAGAGTCAATGCCGGCGTCCCTTTACTATACCAAAATTAAAACTTTATGGGACCAATATGATTCACTTGTGGCTTCCACTGAAGCCTGTATATGTGGTGCTGGGAAACATATGATAGAACGCCTCGAGAGAGATCGAGCAATGGAATTCTTGCAGGGCTTGCATGAAAGGTTTTCCAATCTGCGAAGTCAGATTCTCATAATGGAACCCTTTCCAACGGCTTTGCGCATTTTTAATCTTGTGCAACAAGAGGAGGAGCAACAACATATTACAGCCTCCCCACTGCCAGTAGTTGATTCAGCTGCCCTTAATACTTCTCGACACCTTCCATCGTCTCGTCCTCCAGCTAGCCACAACAAGCGTCCTCGGCCTCACTGTGACTATTGTAACAGACACGAACATGTTAGAGAAAAGTGCTACCGCCTCCATGGTTTCCAACTCCAAACAACACTCTGccagttgctgttgctgttgctacAGCAATGCCGAGTGAAGCTCAGGCCATTCAACCGGCGATTCCAGGTCTTTCGCTGA